The Deltaproteobacteria bacterium genome segment GCCAGCCAAGAACTGGAGCCGGGCGGGGAGTTAAATATCCAGGCTAACCAGCCCTCACCGCATCTGGTGCAATTCAGCCTGGCGTTCTCGGGGCCGCCCAAATCCGAAGTCGATATCAACCGACTGTTAGCTCCTTTCCAGACCGGTACCCCACCCCCAACTCACCTGGGTCCGGCACTGGCCGCAGCCATCTTCCGCCAGCACCGCGGAGACCTTGCCATTAAGCTCCGGGAGACCGGCGGGGTGACTTTTTGGGTTGAACTTCCAGTTGCCGGTGCAGAATGAGCCTAACCGCCACCGCCTCCAAAAGACGTTATGTGCCGATTGAACCGCTGGCCCGCTGGTGGACCGGATTACGCCGTCATCTGAGCGTAATACTGGAGATCTTTGCTTTGTTTTACCGCTTATTGCTGGCCACCTTTTCCAGCCGCACCGGTTTTCCTTTGCTCCTGCGGGAAAGCGCAAGGCAGGTTTATCTTACTGCGGTCAAGGGTGGTTTCTTGGTAGGTCTTACCGCCCTCATTTTAGGGCTGCTGGTGATTGTCCACACCACGCCACACCTGATCGAAATCCAGGGAGAGGAATTTATTGGGCAACTTCTGGTAATCATTGTCATCCGGGAGGTGGGGCCGGTGCTCACTGCCTTTTTTGTCTTACTGCGTTCGGGCACTGCCATCATTGTCGAAATCGGCATCATGGCGGTTGGCCGGGAACTGGAGGCTCTTCAGATCATGGGCATTGACCCCCAACGCTTTTTGGGCTTGCCCCGGTTTTGGGGTTTAACCGCCAGCATGGTGGCCTTGTTTATCCTTTCTGCTATTACCGCGGTATTAGGCGGTTTTATCTTCGCGCAAATATTCGCCGAAATCTATTGGGAGGGATTTTGGCTATCTTTGCTCAATGCCCTGGGCTGGCTGGACCTGATGGTAGGCCTGGCTAAAGTCATCCTGTTTGGTATGCTGATCGCCACGGTCTCGCTGTATTGCGGTCTCCAGGCCGGGAGGCAACTAAATTCGGTGGTTCGTCAGACATCTCAAGGGGCAGTATTGAGCCTGCTGTTCTGCGGGGCCGTGGACGCCTTTCTGAGCTCGGTTTTTTACTTATGAAGACCAAATCACTTCGGATAGGGACTGAATCCTTGATTCAACACAGCCTGCTGCTGGACCAGGTGATTTTACCCCGGCACCCGCCCGATTGGCCGATTCCTCTGAACCTGACCTTGGGGTTGAAAGAATTTTTAATAATTGAAGGTTTGACCCCAGCAGGAGCCCAGGAATTGCTATCCCTGGCCGCCACTTTGCAGTTCCCCACCCAGGGCCGGGTCCGGTATTGGGGACAGGAGCCAGCCCAGGGTTCCAGGCCTGAACTCTATCGACTGCGCCGCCGGATCGCTTATATCAGTCCGGGACAGGTTCTGCTGGGGCGTCTGACCGTAGTAGAAAATATTACGCTGCCGGCGCGCTATTTTCAGCAGCGGACTATGAAAGAAATTGTCCGGGATTACTCCGATCTGATTGAGCGGCTGGAGTTGACGCCTTATTTTTCCTGTTACCCGGCGGAACTCCCGGCCGATATTTATTCCCGGGTACTGTGGGCCTGTGCCTTGATCAAGAAACCAGAATTAATCCTGGCGGCACCCTTCAGCTCGCCCATTACCCTAAAAAATAATCATCTAATTCTATCGCTGTTAAGGGATTACCGGGAGCAGCATCGAGGTGCCGTATTACTGGCCGGCCCAGACCTGCAAGCGGCCCGGCCCTTGGCCGACCGCCTCTTACGGCTGCAAGCCGGTCGTTTAACGGAAATCCGGGTTCCCGGGCATGCAGCCCCTCCGGTAACCCCATATCTTTCTTTTTTATGAAGTGTATTTCTACCGGAGAGTATCATTATGGCCGGAGTGGACCAATTGCTGAGCACCATCGAGTCTCGTGCCCTGAATCTGATTCCCGAACTTAAGCGGCTGCGGCGGGATTTTCACCAATATCCCGAGCTTTCCAACCACGAGGTCCGCACCGGG includes the following:
- a CDS encoding ABC transporter permease; the encoded protein is MSLTATASKRRYVPIEPLARWWTGLRRHLSVILEIFALFYRLLLATFSSRTGFPLLLRESARQVYLTAVKGGFLVGLTALILGLLVIVHTTPHLIEIQGEEFIGQLLVIIVIREVGPVLTAFFVLLRSGTAIIVEIGIMAVGRELEALQIMGIDPQRFLGLPRFWGLTASMVALFILSAITAVLGGFIFAQIFAEIYWEGFWLSLLNALGWLDLMVGLAKVILFGMLIATVSLYCGLQAGRQLNSVVRQTSQGAVLSLLFCGAVDAFLSSVFYL